One window of Vitis riparia cultivar Riparia Gloire de Montpellier isolate 1030 chromosome 5, EGFV_Vit.rip_1.0, whole genome shotgun sequence genomic DNA carries:
- the LOC117914350 gene encoding kinesin-like protein KIN-13A translates to MGGQMQQSNAAATALYDHPGGGTLHNAGPASDAGDAVMARWLQSAGLQHLASPLASTGIDHRLLPNLLMQGYGAQSAEEKQRLFKLMRNLNFNGESGSEPYTPTAQTSGVVASEGFYSPEFRGDFGAGLLDLHAMDDTELLSEHVISEPFEPSPFMPGATRAFDNDFNVMTSRQQKGQTEADPSVGFLANEKENTKENNVAKIKVVVRKRPLNKKELSRKEDDIVTVSDNAYLTVHEPKLKVDLTAYVEKHEFCFDAVLDEHVTNDEVYRVTVEPIIPIIFQRTKATCFAYGQTGSGKTFTMQPLPLRAAEDLVRLLHQPTYRNQRFKLWLSYFEIYGGKLFDLLSDRKKLCMREDGRQQVCIVGLQEFEVLDVQIVKEYIERGNAARSTGSTGANEESSRSHAILQLVVKKHNEIKDSKRNNDGNEAKGGKIVGKISFIDLAGSERGADTTDNDRQTRIEGAEINKSLLALKECIRALDNDQIHIPFRGSKLTEVLRDSFVGNSRTVMISCISPNAGSCEHTLNTLRYADRVKSLSKSGNAKKDQGVSSLPPVNKESSSAASLPASVDVEDVYEQQPEVKLADMGRRTADKESSYNHAADFDRQPSSFSSNYPFNAREESAVAPGLIDRERVEMKNTFVGSTSQKMYSSSYSQNSVDTEEKVQKVSPPRRKVPREEKSEKLGNWLKKEGGNTDMPFTSSKQQNTSNSNINNVVSRQYEPEPPNDGNINAILEEEEALIAAHRKEIEDTMEIVREEMKLLAEVDQPGSLIDNYVTQLSFVLSRKAAGLVSLQARLARFQHRLKEQEILSRKRVPR, encoded by the exons ATGGGTGGCCAGATGCAACAGAGCAATGCTGCGGCGACTGCTCTGTATGATCACCCCGGCGGCGGGACTCTGCACAATGCAGGTCCTGCGAGCGACGCTGGGGATGCAGTCATGGCGCGATGGCTCCAGTCCGCCGGATTGCAGCATCTGGCCTCTCCATTGGCTTCCACCGGAATTGATCATCGTCTCCTCCCCAATCTTCTCATGCAG ggTTATGGAGCACAGTCTGCTGAAGAGAAACAGAGGCTTTTCAAATTGATGAGGAACCTTAATTTTAACGGGGAATCTGGTTCTGAGCCATACACTCCTACTGCCCAAACTTCAGGAGTGGTTGCATCAGAGGGTTTTTATTCTCCTGAATTTAGGGGGGATTTTGGAGCTGGGCTTTTGGATCTTCATGCTATGGATGATACAGAACTCCTATCTGAG CACGTTATATCAGAACCCTTCGAGCCATCACCTTTCATGCCTGGTGCTACGAGAGCATTTGACAATGACTTTAATGTGATGACCAGCAGGCAGCAGAAAGGGCAGACAGAGGCAGATCCTTCAGTTGGATTTCTGGCAAATGAAAAAGAGAACACCAAGGAAAATAATGTGGCTAAGATTAAAGTTGTG GTACGCAAAAGACCTTTAAACAAGAAGGAGCTATCTCGGAAAGAGGATGACATTGTAACTGTATCTGATAATGCCTATCTCACTGTCCATGAACCCAAGCTAAAG GTGGACTTGACTGCTTATGTGGAGAAGcatgaattttgttttgatgcCGTTCTGGATGAGCATGTTACTAATGATGAG GTATATCGGGTTACTGTAGAGCCTATCATTCCTATTATTTTTCAGCGAACAAAAGCAACTTGTTTTGCATATGGTCAGACAG GTAGTGGTAAGACGTTTACCATGCAACCTTTACCTCTCAGAGCTGCTGAAGATCTTGTTAGATTGTTGCATCAGCCAACTTATCGGAATCAGAGGTTTAAGTTGTGGCTAAGCTATTTTGAGATATATGGCGGAAAACTCTTTGATCTTCTCAGCGATAGAAA GAAACTTTGTATGAGAGAAGATGGAAGGCAGCAAGTTTGCATTGTTGGACTGCAAGaatttgaagttttggatgTACAGATTGTGAAAGAGTATATTGAGAGGGGAAATGCAGCAAGAAGTACAGGCTCTACTGGTGCCAATGAGGAATCTTCAAGGTCACATGCTATTCTACAACTTGTTGTTAAGAAGcacaatgaaataaaagattCCAAGCGTAATAATGACGGAAATGAGGCAAAGGGTGGGAAGATTGTGGGAAAGATTTCTTTTATCGATCTTGCTGGTAGTGAAAGAGGTGCCGACACAACAGACAATGATCGACAAACTCG GATTGAGGGAGCTGAAATCAATAAGAGCCTTTTGGCTCTGAAGGAGTGCATTCGTGCTCTTGACAATGATCAGATCCATATTCCATTTCGTGGAAGCAAACTCACAGAGGTGCTTCGTGATTCCTTTGTTGGCAACTCAAGAACTGTCATGATCTCTTGCATTTCTCCAAATGCAGGTTCATGTGAACATACACTCAATACTTTAAGATATGCTGATCG GGTTAAAAGTCTGTCCAAGAGTGGAAATGCAAAAAAGGATCAGGGTGTGAGTTCATTGCCACCTGTTAATAAGGAATCTTCATCAGCAGCATCTTTGCCAGCTTCTGTTGATGTGGAGGATGTTTATGAGCAACAACCAGAAGTAAAATTAGCAGATATGGGTCGACGGACTGCAGATAAAGAAAGTTCATATAACCATGCTGCTGATTTTGATAGACAGCCCTCTAGCTTCTCTTCCAATTACCCCTTCAATGCACGGGAGGAAAGTGCGGTGGCTCCTGGTCTAATAGACAGGGAGAGGgttgaaatgaaaaatacttTTGTTGGTTCTACAAGTCAGAAAATGTACTCTTCATCATATTCCCAAAACTCGGTTGATACAGAAGAGAAAGTGCAAAAGGTGTCACCACCTCGTAGAAAAGTTCCACGAGAAGAAAAATCAGAGAAGCTGGGAAACTGGCTGAAGAAAGAAGGTGGAAATACAGATATGCCCTTCACAAGTTCAAAGCAGCAGAATACCAGCAATTCTAATATAAACAATGTTGTATCCAGGCAATATGAACCTGAACCTCCTAATGATGGGAACATCAATGCTATACTTGag GAAGAAGAGGCACTCATTGCAGCTCAtagaaaagaaattgaagataCAATGGAGATTGTTCGTGAA GAAATGAAACTGTTAGCAGAAGTAGACCAACCAGGCAGTCTTATCGACAACTATGTTACCCAGCTGAGCTTTGTGCTCTCACGCAAAGCAGCAGGTCTGGTTAGTCTTCAAGCTCGCCTTGCCAGGTTCCAGCATCGACTAAAGGAGCAGGAGATTCTTAGCCGGAAAAGGGTGCCCCGTTAA
- the LOC117914414 gene encoding uncharacterized protein LOC117914414 — protein sequence MALRSLDNALPITPERPKKQAKVAVSIQKQSDFGVNDENKAPLPPTADATIDYISSENLKAVPDPEIQITGLTEGLDSKDWAKVCESLNDARRFALYHSALMAPILEKVLLVLVKAMKNPRSALSKTSIMASTDIFNTFGDELLQPTNSDAFDHMLLQLLLKASQDKKFVCEEADKALKAMVGSMTPLPLLQKLQAYVNHANLRIRAKAAISISHCVSKMGLEGMKEFGLVSLVQIAAELLNDRLPEAREAARSTVISIYDAFTENEEQKQESWQNFCQSNLTPLHAQSMVKIISSQ from the exons ATGGCTCTGAGGTCTCTGGATAATGCTCTCCCGATAACACCGGAAAGGCCCAAAAAGCAAGCGAAAGTTGCAGTTTCAATTCAGAAACAGTCTGATTTTGGTGTGAATGATGAGAACAAAGCTCCATTGCCACCAACTGCAGATGCCACCATTGACTACATCTCTTCTGAGAATCTTAAAGCCGTGCCTGACCCAGAAATCCAGATAACT GGTTTGACTGAGGGATTGGATTCCAAGGATTGGGCCAAGGTGTGTGAATCTCTGAACGACGCTAGGCGGTTTGCGCTGTATCATTCCGCTCTGATGGCACCGATCTT AGAAAAAGTGCTGTTGGTGCTGGTGAAGGCCATGAAGAACCCTAGAAGTGCTCTGTCCAAGACCTCTATCATGGCTTCAACTGATATCTTCAATACCTTTGGTGATGAGTTGCTTCAGCCCACCAACTCTGATGCATTTGATCACATG CTGCTGCAGCTATTGTTGAAGGCATCACAAGATAAGAAGTTTGTGTGTGAAGAAGCAGACAAGGCACTCAAGGCAATGGTGGGTTCCATGACTCCTCTCCCTCTGCTCCAAAAGCTCCAGGCTTATGTTAACCATGCCAACCTCAGAATCAGGGCCAAAGCTGCCATATCCATCTCCCATTGTGTCTCCAAGATG GGGCTGGAGGGAATGAAAGAGTTTGGGTTGGTTTCACTGGTTCAAATTGCTGCTGAATTGTTGAATGATAGACTGCCTGAGGCGAGGGAGGCAGCTAGGAGCACTGTGATCTCAATTTATGATGCGTTTACGGAGAATGAAGAACAGAAACAGGAATCATGGCAAAACTTTTGTCAATCAAATTTAACCCCTCTTCATGCTCAATCGATGGTTAAAATTATCTCTTCTCAGTAG
- the LOC117914458 gene encoding uncharacterized protein LOC117914458, whose translation METTERPVLVIGIDDSSHSFYALEWTLDHFFSSPQTKPFKLVIVYARPPASSVVGFAGPGLPDIIAHVDSDLKKAAARIVDKAKQMCNSKSVTSHFVV comes from the exons ATGGAGACCACGGAGAGACCTGTGCTAGTGATCGGCATCGACGACAGCTCTCACAGCTTCTACGCTCTCGAATGGACTCTCGATCATTTCTTCTCATCCCCCCAAACCAAGCCTTTCAAACTCGTCATCGTTTACGCTCGCCCCCCAGCGTCTTCCGTTGTCGGGTTCGCCGGACCCG GGTTACCTGATATTATAGCCCATGTGGATTCTGATCTGAAGAAGGCGGCTGCTAGGATTGTTGACAAGGCAAAGCAGATGTGCAACAGCAAATCAGTAACGTCTCATTTCGTAGTTTAA
- the LOC117914456 gene encoding uncharacterized protein LOC117914456, with protein sequence MRQARAIVQRMGDARGLQQQATVASPLPEKINLISCGPMVHVSDIKLIRTDTTLDLSQKAEKGMNWKVTSFAIYSPPLLHSESLVPMWDTETSKFIVPGLGCRLGNGPKGPNLRIPGKAQPTYQNHCPEKVHVRGNQKLPLPSKRKNYLRPKLLETLTIPYPNTTLLPQESPLPIESHEILQEISFDQTSGESFTIVVGDDDQTAHQNEAESRQFLLSPTSGPAKVENGEVGKFSTGSLLKLGLYLVGIFVFQTICAVWVLGSADSDQEHEISDSEAKGSQLGANERNKGKILLNFGGKFFGEKIGNKSSHAVYLNESELEEKIVEIRAMAKEARESERKKLKNNGMNSYLEEAGGGDADEDVISSIRSGIQEEVDTRLLKLQKRLNATREKSPLPLVSHLNKFGKVENRVNGDHSDVAELNRTLMFKKKMKFRNAPSMPRNDPKGFQPLENSDISKKKKSSSSTVDTIVDLPAGNSQQNDSSSLEEDCGRNALSKESSSLQNHGKKLEKGREGKKMGGIVNPEFGNVVVQEPTHEKPLVEAVKRRSSERETKNSQSLTKENQNTVTKPNADLSRNGSSNCRKVGSKPVAKGSRDKSSDIKADLWWLHLPCVIAVLMQRGSNHEEQGGLYTLKTTSHESDPIDSSYTVAFEDRGDATNFCYLLESFFEELGDFSADIVPLSIKELHEAVKSDGMKVIVVKKGQLQLYAGQPLADVEMALLSLVE encoded by the exons ATGCGCCAGGCCCGTGCTATAGTGCAACGCATGGGCGACGCGCGAGGACTCCAGCAGCAAGCTACTGTGGCGAGCCCTCTCcctgaaaaaattaatttaatatcatgtgGACCGATGGTCCACGTATCAGATATTAAACTGATAAGAACAGATACTACACTTGATCTTAGCCAAAAGGCCGAGAAAGGTATGAATTGGAAGGTCACTTCTTTCGCAATTTATAGCCCTCCCCTCCTTCACTCCGAGTCTCTCGTTCCGATGTGGGATACTGAAACTTCAAAATTTATAGTACCGGGCTTAGGTTGTAGATTGGGCAATGGGCCCAAAGGCCCCAACTTGAGGATCCCCGGTAAAGCCCAACCCACCTATCAAAACCATTGCCCTGAGAAGGTGCACGTTCGCGGGAATCAAAAGCTGCCACTGCCCTC AAAGAGAAAGAACTATTTACGCCCTAAATTGTTAGAAACCCTAACAATACCCTACCCCAACACGACTCTTCTCCCCCAAGAATCTCCACTTCCCATTGAATCCCATGAAATCCTTCAGGAGATTTCCTTCGATCAAACTTCCGGAGAATCTTTCACTATCGTCGTCGGAGACGACGATCAAACTGCGCATCAGAATGAGGCTGAATCGCGTCAATTTCTTCTCTCCCCGACCTCCGGCCCTGCCAAGGTCGAGAATGGAGAAGTTGGCAAATTTTCTACAGGTTCACTCCTAAAATTAGGCTTGTACTTGGTTGGGATTTTCGTGTTTCAGACAATTTGTGCTGTTTGGGTGTTAGGATCTGCGGATTCTGATCAGGAACATGAAATTTCGGATAGTGAAGCTAAGGGTTCGCAATTGGGTGccaatgaaagaaataaaggaaaaattttgttgaatttcgGTGGCAAATTTTTTGGTGAAAAGATTGGTAATAAATCGAGCCATGCTGTTTATCTGAATGAGTCTGAATTGGAAGAGAAAATAGTGGAAATTAGGGCAATGGCAAAGGAAGCCCGtgagagtgagagaaagaaGCTGAAAAACAATGGCATGAATTCATATTTGGAAGAAGCTGGGGGAGGTGATGCTGATGAAGATGTCATTTCTAGTATAAGAAGTGGAATCCAAGAAGAGGTTGATACACGGTTGCTTAAGTTGCAGAAGAGGTTGAATGCTACACGGGAGAAGTCCCCATTACCGTTAGTTAGTCATTTGAACAAGTTTGGCAAGGTTGAAAACAGGGTGAATGGGGATCATTCGGATGTAGCTGAGTTAAATAGAACATTGATGtttaagaaaaagatgaaatttCGAAATGCTCCCTCTATGCCAAGAAATGATCCAAAGGGGTTTCAGCCTTTGGAAAATAGTGATATatccaagaagaaaaaaagtagtTCATCCACTGTAGATACGATAGTGGACCTGCCTGCTGGCAATTCACAACAAAATGATTCCTCGTCTTTGGAGGAAGATTGTGGAAGAAATGCACTTAGTAAAGAATCAAGCTCATTGCAAAATCATGGGAAGAAGTTGGAGAAAGGaagagagggaaagaaaatgggagGCATTGTGAATCCTGAGTTTGGGAATG TTGTTGTCCAGGAGCCCACTCATGAAAAGCCTTTGGTTGAAGCAGTGAAAAGGCGATCAAGTGAAAGGGAAAcaaaaaattctcaaagctTGACAAAAGAAAACCAGAACACTGTCACAAAACCCAATGCCGACTTGAGTAGAAATGGCAGTTCAAATTGCAGAAAAGTTGGAAGCAAACCAGTGGCTAAAGGATCCAGGGATAAGTCATCAGACATTAAGGCGGATTTGTGGTGGTTGCATCTTCCTTGTGTAATA GCTGTTCTTATGCAGAGAGGTTCTAACCATGAAGAACAAGGCGGACTGTACACCTTAAAGACCACTTCTCATGAATCAGACCCAATTGACTCATCATACACTGTTGCTTTTGAGGACCGTGGTGATGCCACTAATTTCTGTTATCTACTGGAATCTTTTTTTGAAGAACTAGGCGATTTCAGTGCTGACATTGTTCCTTTGTCAATAAAA GAACTTCATGAGGCAGTGAAATCAGATGGCATGAAAGTAATTGTTGTGAAGAAGGGGCAGCTTCAGCTTTATGCTGGGCAACCACTCGCTGATGTTGAGATGGCTTTGCTCTCTTTAGTTGAATAA
- the LOC117914457 gene encoding translocase of chloroplast 159, chloroplastic-like — MEMLSGGLVFRSSDTAKQIVNEEKQSLAPTSGSGAQIPQHHLQTTDGQTLKDSEEKLEEDGDDEDHKIFDSEVLTSLLKAATSAGLDGDSGNVVFTSVDGSRVFSLKRHAGLGSSLRPARQSNGLNVSASSDLMAGAESKDSISEEEKKKLEKIQLLRIRFLRLVQRLGHSPEDSIVAQVLYQMAIDARKHSNEAFSLESAKGMAMKLEAEGKGDIEFSLNILVLGKTGVGKSATINSIFCEEKAMTNAFEPTTSAVNEIIGTIDGVKIRVLDTPGLRSSLMEQAFNRKILSSIKKFMKKFPPDVVLYVDRLDTEDKDLNDLPLLKSITSSLGSSIWQNAIVTLTHGASSPPEKPSGSPLSYDLFVLQRSHSVQQSISQTVGDLRLMNPNLINPVSLVENHPLCRKNGNGQKVLPNGQEWLNQLLLLCCSMKTLSDASSLLKPQDPFGQRKLFGFPLRSPPLPYLLSSLLQSFTHPKLSTDQGGENVDSDIELGNMTDTDEENDDVYDQLPAFKPLRRSDIAKLSKEQRKAYFEEYDYWVKLLQKKEWRQELKRLREMKKKCKDGGNDNVHVGEDGDQESGSPATVPVPLPDMVLPPSFDADNPAYRYRSLDAMSRHLARPDLITRCWDHDCGYDGVSLEENLAIAGMFPTEISVQVTKGKNEFNIHFDSSVSSKHGENGSTMAGFNIQTIGRQVAYILRGETKIKNFQMNKTAAGVSITFSGKNVATGLKIEDQIAVGRRLVLVGSTGAIRSQNDAAYGANFEIRLKENDFPIGQDQATLGLSLMKWRNDFALMGNLQCHFSMGRSSKMAFHVGLNNKLSGQITVRTSSLEQLQIALMGFLPIAITIFRSLCPGSGQKTSMY, encoded by the coding sequence ATGGAGATGCTGAGTGGAGGTTTGGTATTTAGAAGCTCTGATACAGCCAAGCAGATCGTTAATGAAGAGAAGCAAAGCCTAGCCCCCACTTCTGGTTCAGGTGCCCAGATTCCCCAGCATCATTTGCAGACAACCGACGGACAGACACTCAAAGACTCAGAGGAAAAATTGGAGGAAGATGGGGATGATGaagatcataaaatatttgattctgAGGTACTGACATCACTTCTGAAAGCAGCAACTAGTGCTGGATTGGATGGTGATAGTGGCAATGTCGTATTCACCTCTGTTGATGGTTCTAGAGTTTTCTCTCTCAAGCGTCATGCTGGGCTAGGCTCCTCACTGAGACCTGCTCGCCAATCAAATGGTCTCAATGTTTCTGCATCTTCTGACCTTATGGCTGGGGCTGAATCTAAGGACAGCATaagtgaagaggaaaagaaaaagctaGAGAAGATACAACTCCTGAGAATAAGATTCTTGAGGCTTGTCCAGAGACTAGGCCATTCTCCTGAAGATTCTATAGTTGCACAGGTTTTATACCAGATGGCCATTGATGCAAGGAAGCACTCTAATGAAGCATTTAGCCTTGAATCTGCAAAGGGAATGGCCATGAAACTTGAAGCAGAGGGTAAAGGTGATATAGAATTCTCTTTGAATATCCTGGTTCTTGGGAAAACTGGAGTGGGAAAGAGTGCAAccataaattccattttctGTGAAGAGAAAGCCATGACCAATGCATTTGAACCCACCACCTCTGCTGTAAATGAAATTATTGGAACAATAGATGGAGTTAAGATCCGGGTCTTGGACACACCAGGTCTCAGATCTTCTCTGATGGAGCAGGCTTTCAACCGGAAAATATTGTCATCTATAAAGAAGTTCATGAAGAAGTTTCCTCCTGATGTTGTCCTGTATGTTGATAGGTTAGATACCGAGGACAAAGATCTTAATGATCTGCCATTGTTAAAGTCAATAACCAGTTCTCTCGGTTCGTCAATATGGCAAAATGCCATTGTCACTCTGACCCATGGTGCTTCTTCTCCACCTGAAAAACCATCTGGGTCACCCCTAAGCTATGACTTGTTTGTTTTGCAACGATCCCATTCTGTTCAGCAGTCTATCAGCCAAACAGTTGGTGATCTGCGTCTGATGAATCCAAACTTGATAAATCCAGTATCTCTTGTTGAGAACCATCCATTGTGTAGAAAGAACGGAAATGGTCAGAAGGTGCTCCCCAATGGACAAGAGTGGCTGAACCAATTATTACTTTTATGCTGCTCTATGAAGACCTTATCTGATGCAAGTTCCCTGTTGAAACCACAAGATCCATTTGGTCAAAGAAAGCTATTTGGCTTTCCACTCCGTTCCCCACCCCTACCCTACTTGTTGTCTTCCCTATTGCAGTCTTTTACTCATCCAAAACTCTCAACTGATCAAGGTGGTGAGAATGTTGACTCTGATATTGAGTTGGGGAATATGACAGACACTGATGAAGAAAATGACGATGTGTATGACCAGCTCCCAGCATTCAAGCCTCTGAGGAGATCTGATATTGCTAAGCTCAGCAAGGAGCAAAGAAAAGCTTATTTTGAGGAGTATGATTATTGGGTGAAGCTACTTCAGAAGAAAGAGTGGAGACAGGAGTTGAAAAGGTTGagggaaatgaagaaaaagtgcAAAGATGGTGGGAATGATAATGTTCATGTGGGGGAGGATGGAGACCAGGAATCTGGAAGTCCAGCAACTGTACCAGTTCCCTTACCTGACATGGTCCTCCCACCTTCCTTTGATGCAGATAATCCTGCTTACAGGTACCGGTCTTTAGATGCCATGTCCCGGCATCTTGCAAGGCCAGATTTGATTACCCGTTGCTGGGACCATGATTGTGGATATGATGGTGTCAGCCTTGAAGAGAACCTTGCTATTGCTGGTATGTTTCCCACAGAAATCTCTGTTCAAGTCACCAAGGGCAAAAATGAGTTCAACATCCACTTTGATTCCTCTGTTTCTTCAAAGCATGGGGAAAATGGATCAACCATGGCAGGTTTCAACATTCAAACCATTGGAAGGCAGGTTGCCTACATCCTAAGGGgtgaaaccaaaataaaaaatttccaaatgaacaaaacTGCTGCAGGGGTATCCATTACATTCTCAGGCAAAAATGTGGCAACTGGACTCAAAATTGAGGATCAGATTGCAGTTGGAAGACGTCTGGTTTTGGTGGGAAGTACTGGAGCCATTCGATCTCAGAATGATGCAGCATATGGAGCCAACTTTGAAATCCGtctcaaagaaaatgattttcctaTTGGGCAGGACCAGGCCACCTTGGGTCTGTCTCTGATGAAGTGGAGAAATGACTTTGCACTAATGGGTAATCTACAATGCCATTTCTCCATGGGACGAAGTTCTAAAATGGCTTTCCATGTTGGATTGAACAACAAACTCAGTGGACAGATCACCGTAAGGACTAGCAGCTTGGAGCAACTCCAGATTGCACTCATGGGTTTTCTTCCAATTGCCATCACCATCTTTAGGAGTCTCTGTCCGGGATCAGGTCAGAAAACATCGATGTACTAG